A single region of the Nitrospirota bacterium genome encodes:
- a CDS encoding SocA family protein: MATEKLKDLIAAVLSKAGKVSKVKLTKLILFTEIEHYKKTGKSITGLYFLRLPYGPVIAFFDEMLEEGLDILWSKETSLVPIYEYGGKRKQYSYYSFNEPSLSLELNETITSVVNTYGKMTGTELSNMSHKLPAWRYSEPNEPVYVSELAIDTDEKYFAMLDIVEELDDTEDDLLEEEILRILSKA, translated from the coding sequence ATGGCCACAGAAAAATTGAAGGATTTAATAGCAGCTGTTTTAAGCAAAGCAGGTAAAGTGTCAAAAGTAAAATTGACAAAGCTAATATTGTTTACAGAAATTGAGCATTATAAGAAGACTGGAAAATCCATAACCGGGTTGTATTTTTTACGATTGCCCTATGGACCGGTAATAGCCTTTTTTGATGAGATGCTTGAGGAGGGGCTTGATATTCTTTGGAGTAAAGAAACGTCTCTTGTTCCCATATATGAATACGGAGGGAAAAGAAAACAATACTCCTATTATTCTTTTAATGAGCCTTCATTATCTTTAGAATTAAATGAAACTATAACCAGTGTAGTCAATACTTATGGAAAAATGACTGGCACGGAGTTGTCTAACATGTCCCATAAGTTACCGGCATGGCGTTATTCAGAACCAAACGAACCTGTCTATGTATCTGAATTGGCAATTGATACAGACGAAAAATATTTTGCTATGTTAGACATAGTGGAAGAGCTGGACGACACAGAAGATGACTTACTGGAAGAAGAGATACTCAGAATCCTATCAAAAGCTTAA
- a CDS encoding Uma2 family endonuclease, protein MTVMQTTGRDFDLTEIINGEEIMGPSPFIRHQDIAVKVFRQIDRFVEHNKLGFVYFSPLDVIFEEGENRLQPDILFIRKENMSIIKDWVRGVPDMVCEIISPGSYEMDTEVKKAVYERYKVPEYWIVIPELLTVEILIIENGRYKKHSFAELEGVVTSKIIEGLKVNVKDIFE, encoded by the coding sequence ATGACGGTTATGCAAACTACAGGGAGAGATTTCGATTTAACGGAAATCATCAACGGGGAGGAAATCATGGGGCCCAGTCCATTTATACGGCATCAGGATATAGCAGTGAAGGTTTTCAGACAAATAGATAGATTCGTTGAACACAATAAGCTGGGATTTGTCTATTTCTCTCCGCTTGACGTTATATTTGAAGAGGGTGAAAACAGACTTCAACCGGATATTTTGTTTATCAGAAAAGAAAATATGTCTATTATCAAGGATTGGGTAAGAGGGGTGCCGGATATGGTTTGTGAGATAATATCCCCGGGCAGCTATGAAATGGACACTGAGGTAAAAAAAGCTGTCTATGAGAGATACAAAGTGCCGGAGTATTGGATTGTAATTCCTGAGCTGCTGACTGTTGAGATTTTAATAATAGAAAACGGCAGATACAAAAAACACTCTTTTGCAGAGCTTGAAGGTGTGGTCACATCTAAAATCATTGAGGGCCTAAAGGTCAACGTTAAGGATATATTTGAGTAA
- a CDS encoding peroxiredoxin gives MINTGDKAPDFCLSGIDETAGERDFCLSELLKQEKQIILYFYPKDNTPGCTQESCDFRDSYARLTLKALVFGVSRDSIASHIKFKEKHGLNFPLLSDPDHKVLELYGAWGEKTMYGKPVISTIRTTVLIDKDGTIKKVWNNVKVKGHVDEVLAELER, from the coding sequence ATGATAAATACCGGGGATAAAGCACCTGATTTCTGCCTTTCCGGGATAGATGAAACGGCAGGGGAGAGGGATTTCTGCCTGTCAGAGCTTTTAAAGCAGGAAAAGCAAATAATCCTGTACTTTTATCCTAAAGACAACACACCTGGATGTACTCAGGAATCTTGTGATTTCAGAGATAGCTACGCAAGGTTAACACTAAAAGCTCTGGTATTTGGGGTAAGCCGTGACAGCATAGCAAGCCACATTAAGTTTAAGGAAAAACACGGGCTGAATTTTCCTCTGCTTTCTGACCCGGACCATAAGGTTTTAGAGCTCTACGGTGCATGGGGTGAAAAGACCATGTATGGAAAGCCTGTCATAAGCACTATCAGAACCACGGTGTTAATTGATAAAGACGGTACAATTAAGAAAGTTTGGAACAACGTGAAGGTAAAGGGGCATGTGGATGAGGTTTTAGCAGAATTGGAGAGGTAG